The stretch of DNA AGCACTGCATTCGCTGTCATGCAGACATTTTGGGGTACAGTTTTGAACCTTTGTGGACGAAGGACAGTCTGCCGAAAAAAGGGAGTCTAttaaaaagctcgggaaaAGCTGAAAGTGCACACTTACCACCCGCAGCAAAGGCAGCAACCACACAGGCAGCAATTAACAGAGAAAGAAAGCCCAGCTTAACTGAAATTACATAAATGTAAAAGCAAATTCTGAGTGGTTCCGCATTTCGTGCGAATATTTGATAGCCATATATGTGTATTTGGACCTACCCATGATGATGATAGTTGAACGTCCGCTTCGTTACTATAGTTAACATCGACTGGCGTTCATCGGGCTTTATATGCCCCGATCGGCGGTTTCGAGTCGAACAAGTTTTCTGCTTATTTGCCtttgtatttttcatttttcactttattttttgtatttcaccTCCCCAACTTGCCTTGACGAGAGGTACTAAAACAAAGGaacgacaaaaaaaacacggacaaaaacaacagcaaagcACTTATCAATTTGACTTTGGATTTACATACGAGAAGGATCGGAATTAGCGATATTTGAAGACGCTACTTTAAGAAGAAGATATAATATATGAAAGGGgcgcaaataaaatattattttccatgCGCGGTTCCAAAATCCCAATTACCAcccactcgggtgaaaaatgaaaggagctgtggtattcaaaaagtgtgcatcaatttttttaaaccccctCCAGGatcgaaataaatattttaatgtattaaaatattttttaaggttatttaaaaaactgcaCTTTGACACCTTCATATGATTACCATACCGCTGTAGCGTATAAAACAACCGTACGACCTCTACCTGAAACACATATCAAAACAACAGTACATCGACATATTTCAATTACTGTTTCCGTTCATGCACTTGCTCAAAAGACAGGGGAATAATGTGTCAAGATGTCGTAATGAATATAtcatttcttcttctttgacTTGAACGATCCGGCATGAGTCATTCCGGCATAGTCTATGTTTATACGAAACTTAGAAATCAAGATATTTCCgtttttcaaagttgaacaataTTTGCAACCATTGTATTGTTTTGAGATTGGTTGTCTGTATCAATCATGTGGTATAAACTTTGAGGGAGTCATGTAACCATTTCTGACAGGCGACTATTAAACTTAATAGTTTTGCGGTTCAATGGGTCATTTTGGATATTACACAGGCATCGTGATCTCATAATCCATTTGTAGGGATTGGGGATCCCGAAGTCTAGATGACCggacaaaaatatttagatcTTCAGCTTAGAAACTGGTACaactaatatttaaataagacATGAATAAATTCAGCATAAGGGGGCGTGTTTTGTTGACTTGACCGAGAaggtttaagtttttttaagtaataaatTCAGAAGTGTTGCCCATGACAATAACTAACTAATTATATCTTCGATATTTTTCAGCGCGAGGAAACCGAGGCCGAAAGGGTAGAGAGGGAGGAATATGAAAAGTATCAGAACGAAAATGCCCAATACGCGTTCGATTCCAAAGTGGACGATAAAATCAACGATGGACAAATTTCCCGGACTGAGGAGCGCGAAGGAGGCACTGTCCGTGGTTCCTACAGCTACTTCGATGGGTTTGTTCAACGCCATGTCGAGTACATCGCCGATAAGGATGGCTACAGGGTGCTTAAGGACGAGATGAAGGATGTTGGCGATGGCCCACAGTTCAATCCCGAAGGCCAAGCTGACGTACAGGGTTCTCTGATCGGCAAGTACTCCATTAAGTTGGACAAGACCGACGACGAGAAGCACTACAAGGACATCCATGCTTAAGCGAAAAAATAATTGGAGATTTCTAACATTTAGAAATGGACTGAATACATCCTAGAGCCTTAAAGTAGAGTAAACACCATCAGAacacaaattgtatttttcctccgaaataaaatattgaaaaaaatttaaaaaagtccCATAAAGGAAGCGATCCTTCACTCCTTAAAAGTTTCACGGTTACtttcttattttcaaatttatttgtaataatgtttatttattggttAATTTTGCGGTAAGTGCATCTAGGAGCAAAACGTTGTTCTTCGTTTAGGTTTTGTTTATGAATTTGGATTCATGTCGCCATTGGTttatgctgatgttgctgttgattTAATGGCTCTCATTCATTTACTGTCCTCAAACTGTGTTCATTTTTCCGTTTGTAgttcttttctttctctttataattttcaatgtattttcgtatttatcaacagtttttagCTTAACATATAGGGTCTCGTTTTGAAATCAATTACGTGTATTACATTTACGTTTATGCGCTACATGCTAAAGAAATGTGGGCGTGGAGAGTCTTAAATCGCTTGGgtgagtgtgtgtatgtgGGTGTTGTCGGGTGGATAATACTAAACTTAGAGAATTAGAAATTAAAGCCTAAGCGCTGGGCCCAAGCGTTCTCAAAATacattatgaatatttcataaattacACAGTAAATTAAAGTATACTTAACTAACAATAAGTATATTGATCAAGTTCGTATATTCAGAAATCGAACCAACCGAATCACGCACATACAgcgaataaattataaaaatatagtcaTCAGACGTGAGTGAGTCCATATGCTAACCTAACCTCTTATGTAGTTTATATTCTGCcatataaattacatttaaaacataaatatttacattagaATTACTTTCTTTAGTGTTTTATGCTATACTTATGCCTTCTCTTCGTTCATATTTGCTTTGCTGTAAGTTAAATGATAGTTTCATATCGAGttctattgtttttttttagagtgCTTGTGATATCCTTAAACAATCACAAAAAACAACGAGTATCTTAAGGGATATGCAACAAGCACAAAACACACAACACTAGCTTGCATTTTAGGCTTAACTCTTCCCTCTTCCCTATCTTTATACAAAAAGTGTTACGAATTGCCAGTTTGCTTAGTTTACATGAATTGCAAATGAATTATAATATACATTTATGTATGGTTGCCATTGCTGCGTCCGTGCGTAAGCCTCTGCACTTGCGTTGTATTATTCTGTTTGTTGTACACTTGGTTTTTGCCTTTGCTCTTTGATTGCTACCGTTCACAATTCAAACGTTCGCGGTATCTCTCTACTGGGATCGACTAAAGATACGGGTCTCTAAGTAACTATAATACGTTATCCATCTCATCTAATCACGCAGGCGACGCACAGCTTAGCCGCACCGATGCAATCGTCGTGGCAGAAGGCTCCGCACTGCTGGCAAATAACCATCGCGTTAAGTGAACAGGCGCAATTGTTTGGCGTAGCGGTAGCCTCATTGCCCGGCGGAGTGTTCTCCCCGCTCtgatgcagctgcagcagtgGGTGTGGATGTTGTGCAGCGGATTGTTGCGCCTGTGGCTGCTGGTTGATGGGCGAAGGTGCTGCTGTGGGTGCTGCGTTGGTCGTCACTATGTAGTTGTTGCCAGCTTCCatgagagcgacggccgatgAGTTGGTATTGCTGCCGTCGATGTAGGCGATATTGGGTCCTAATTGGAAATGatattagtattttaataaaaatatatacagaaCTAAAAATTCTATGGTTAAATACTTACTAATAAATTACTAATCTATATAAAacagatttattaaaatgatgTATAGCAGGGGCCGTTTTTTTTACTACATTTTGAATCTACAAGCTTCTTcaacttataaaaaataatagaagttgtttaataaaatcaaaaagacaAGAGAAACAATACTTTTTTCGGCCCCTGCTATTCAACCGAATCTTCCTTATTATATAGGTATTCATGCAAAACACAAAAGTAATTCGACCACGTAGGTTAATCTAACAAATCTATGCAACAAACTTATGATTGCGTGCCAATTATGGTAACATGACCAGTAGGTTGATGATTTTGTGGGTGGTGATTTGAAAGACGTACCTCGCTAACCACTAATAATACACCAATTTACCTGCAGCGATATTGCGCCGCACAATATTCGCGGCGGCGCTCACATTGCCCAGCGGCTGcggctgctgatgttgctgctgctgctgttgctgttgctgttgctgcagttCGTGGTGATGATGACGCAACGCATCTGTGGCGGAAATTGTTGGCGCTATAACGTTACCGCTGCCTGCAGTCGTATCCACCGAAGCTGGACGCCCGCGTCCACCCATAGGAATGCCATTCAGGCTGTGCAGCGGATTCTGAACAGTGACAAACTAAAATGGGAAAGGTTTTAGTACGgagaacacattttaaaaggcAAAATGATAGACCTACCTGATTTTGATGCATCGGTGGGGCACTGGAGGCTCTAGGCGCTTGATTGTCAGCTGCCCCCACATTCGCGCGATGAACAAGTACGTACTGACCGCTGCCATTCTGGTGGATCAATTGCTCCGATGCCGCCTGCTGAGGATTTTGCACTGGCACCGGCACTGGTGAAGTGGCCGACTGATGATGCTGctgcagcaactgcaactgctgaGGGGTAGCTGTAGCTCCGCCAGGACCTGGACTAAACACATGCCGGATGAGCGTGGTGGGCGAGGGCTTTCGCTGGACGTATTTCTTCCGCGGAAAGCCACTCATTCGGGGTCCGATGACCTGAAATATCCAAAGAAATCCAATTAgttattaagaaaataataatatgcaAGTTAACTGCCTACCTTATAAACTCCCGGACGTCCTACACCCATTACATTCGGCGGCAATCCAGCGGGCAGAGCTCCCGCACCAACTGCTCCACTGACCAACAGCTCCTCTTGCTTTAGAATATTCTGTGGTGGTGCTGCGGCCACGGCTGCTGCCATACTCCCGCTGGCCGTCGTTACGTTGGACATGGGTGTGGCGGCCACCGTGGAAACATTCAGGGTCACAGGATTAACAGGTGTTGCAGCCGTAGTTACCACCGCCGGCTGTTGATGCTGGCTGAGAATCGCGGCCGGTGGGCGCAGTTGGGCCTTGAGGTTCTCGCGATTCGGACTATTTTGAATTACGGCCTGGCAGATTTGATAGCTACGCTCCAGATTAACCGCTCCCGGTGGCAACCTGTTGCTGGTGGCCTTGCGACCTTTGCCCGTTGGCATTTTCGGCTGCAATCTTTGCTGCGCTATGGTAGTTGGCACTCCCGAAGGTGGCAGAGCTTTCATCGTCAGCACATTGGGAATAGTGGGCATATTGCTGTTGTGATTGGccaggtgctgctgctgctgctgctgttgggggGCAGGTACTGGCGgtgattgctgctgctgctgttgcgcgGCTGTCACAGCAACAACATTGGCGTAGGCGGACGGAATAGTAGCGGTATTTGCTGTCGTTGCTGCTGTGGTAGGCGATGCATTGGCAGGTCGCGTCATGGAGATGATATTCAGCGGTTTGGCAATGAACTTGGCCTGTGTTGTCGGCGGCGCAAcattttgctgctgttgttgttgctgctgctgctgctgcattagATTGTTGTTAGCCGCCTGGGCGAGTAGTTGTCGCTGATGCAGTTGCGCCTGTTGCAGGGCAAACTGCTGAatttgctgttgcttttgttgtgcggcagcctgttgctgttgctgttccagttgttgctgctgctgatgttgttgtGCGAGCAAATTGGGCGACAAGAACTGTTGGGCTCCGTTTCGAAGAGCCACGGGTAATGTCTTGGTTAAGGCATTGCTACTTGTtgcttgctgttgttgttgctgctgctgctgctggtgttgctgctgctgctgttgttgttgttgttgctgctgtgcggCTGCCGCCTGCAGCGTAAATTGTTGTAgaagctgctgttgttgctgctggcgttgctgctgcagcagaaAGTTGCCAATTATCTGACCATTGGAGTCCACTAGAATCTGCCGTTGTTGCGGTCCAGTTGGCTGCGTGTtttgctgcggctgctgttgttgcgcTGGTTGTTGCGGCAGCTGGCTGATAGTgagactgttgctgctgctacaAAGGCTCagattgttgctgctgtcgttgctattgctgctgttggtgatCACCGTGCTGGACACCTCCATTTCGGCAGCAGACATTGGGACAGCGTCGCAGAGCATTTCCTGGGAGATCTTGaaagaataaaattaataaataaaaaatccttaaaaaaatataatttgtaaactCACATCATTTCCATATTCGCTGTGAGCTTGCGGCATAAACGAATGTTGGGACAATTGCACCACATCCTGGATATGCAACTGctggtgttgttgctgctgttgttgctgctgctgctgctgttgatgttgctgcagcTTGTCCACTATCTCCCGCACCGCCTCGCTATCCTCATCCATcatctgctgc from Drosophila takahashii strain IR98-3 E-12201 chromosome 2R, DtakHiC1v2, whole genome shotgun sequence encodes:
- the Cpr51A gene encoding uncharacterized protein Cpr51A, translating into MFKFVLIASLLVAVALAAPAREETEAERVEREEYEKYQNENAQYAFDSKVDDKINDGQISRTEEREGGTVRGSYSYFDGFVQRHVEYIADKDGYRVLKDEMKDVGDGPQFNPEGQADVQGSLIGKYSIKLDKTDDEKHYKDIHA
- the Asx gene encoding polycomb group protein Asx isoform X2, with the protein product MKTITPDTTTTTAASQQQHHQQLLIPQAADQHHQPMLQQQSLLAAPPPPIIMEHVNLVDDDEKDPLALEQLEVSPSTKHTHSLRRHLPRIIVKPIPPEKKPMAPSEEPVVSPAPAPAPAPAPAPPTRLICSRRIQQQQQVKAAAAAAAAAAAAAAAAAAAAQAQAAAANYPSAISPGSKAGSSQASTMREVLASIPGFSVKPRRRSNKKLTTAAQIEQTKDGKIDLETPDSILASTNLRALLNKQTFSLLPPLYQYNLIQLLPSVDREASEVELPSGSGGSPAEAIRLSASCLNNEFFARACLEWRERLSEGEFTPENQLKLKTEAEREKNKLDPWKLKHFEPFWGEKNSRSKGKPESEGAQKEQKPAASVKSEPKPPATLQQKPQQQQATCDNETELKFDLSTKCETTAATTKTTVATAVAAPASTTISSQNSVLNEQQRRILKRPSSSPSQRKQIPTTIATITLDDDPDELPSTSKDSKQPKIAEIVPNASGNDVDVVDHAAAETKIKEEEQQQQNHQRQHQPLINSTCDKIEPSECSSGEEVIVAIKQVDDVEKVVPVAPAQAIAAVTPAAPKPEPLATNPEVVNQFVSYLQSVELAAETKAPLDNTNEADILTGTNSHDFVFADTIDHAATTAAIKLEEHGDKLEDSPMPIASSISGSTPASSITSTSCTSSSSSTASMSSSCSSSNSGSTTTAPTTSSSAGAASAPLTLAAAAETTLANVQAMLSTVAKLQQQQQQQQQELPVELNSNEMYQHVQHDWNFGDIKLSSSQSSGDQQRNLSHDAIDLMDVVQDADVIDDIMDNDVCHEVLDDEEEDEEEEEEDDEVVECIADDQQEQQMMDEDSEAVREIVDKLQQHQQQQQQQQQQQQHQQLHIQDVVQLSQHSFMPQAHSEYGNDISQEMLCDAVPMSAAEMEVSSTVITNSSNSNDSSNNLSLCSSSNSLTISQLPQQPAQQQQPQQNTQPTGPQQRQILVDSNGQIIGNFLLQQQRQQQQQQLLQQFTLQAAAAQQQQQQQQQQQQHQQQQQQQQQQATSSNALTKTLPVALRNGAQQFLSPNLLAQQHQQQQQLEQQQQQAAAQQKQQQIQQFALQQAQLHQRQLLAQAANNNLMQQQQQQQQQQQNVAPPTTQAKFIAKPLNIISMTRPANASPTTAATTANTATIPSAYANVVAVTAAQQQQQQSPPVPAPQQQQQQQHLANHNSNMPTIPNVLTMKALPPSGVPTTIAQQRLQPKMPTGKGRKATSNRLPPGAVNLERSYQICQAVIQNSPNRENLKAQLRPPAAILSQHQQPAVVTTAATPVNPVTLNVSTVAATPMSNVTTASGSMAAAVAAAPPQNILKQEELLVSGAVGAGALPAGLPPNVMGVGRPGVYKVIGPRMSGFPRKKYVQRKPSPTTLIRHVFSPGPGGATATPQQLQLLQQHHQSATSPVPVPVQNPQQAASEQLIHQNGSGQYVLVHRANVGAADNQAPRASSAPPMHQNQFVTVQNPLHSLNGIPMGGRGRPASVDTTAGSGNVIAPTISATDALRHHHHELQQQQQQQQQQQHQQPQPLGNVSAAANIVRRNIAAGPNIAYIDGSNTNSSAVALMEAGNNYIVTTNAAPTAAPSPINQQPQAQQSAAQHPHPLLQLHQSGENTPPGNEATATPNNCACSLNAMVICQQCGAFCHDDCIGAAKLCVACVIR